From the genome of Phaeodactylum tricornutum CCAP 1055/1 chromosome 13, whole genome shotgun sequence, one region includes:
- a CDS encoding predicted protein: MAQIAVGIKAFFLVSLCSGATASSKNRDLQEFIAIASYQPRTDVSNQKNIALDQYELSSFLGNPANDDLEAAKAIYERGAFVTPIARLTLTNESGLPTMITSDETLVTGKTANGTEVTGIAYESFNPGEMEISVQYASDAPDSCEVGGLLEPYMHGCFAADGELDIEGERVAYRYDPSTDNYNGRTLQQFSTGASFTFRDPNAGTEYFDEFEKFFDYYGKASYADILIQAAFNKTNTGFRNGNLDFSTYLDGDGQNAAIATATAYMILGMEIIGKLEHAVVQCDLPCETDDCKLDPVHSLDEAVAFWTGVLEDFDQGSGRSNLLYGLADETCRQFRTCGVTGDSTEGTSRVNIDLFQLFRTMQEQLLGNQCIEARASKDRMIPLMFLPLIQATLSNVFLAKSMSFDEVVDGEGAVLAAALLPRLASCNFEDAQRLYLQMRVGQHGVAGYSEVRQALERNYECLGVTCADVGGLYDRDRGEYEAEGAPCGGVAQGGGGTNPGLAVGLFLGGMVAVLLGFVLIRHRRRNKSLGAAEFAVEGDHVIA; this comes from the exons ATGGCGCAAATTGCAGTCGGCATCAAAGCGTTTTTCTTGGTCTCTCTTTGCTCCGGAGCGACCGCATCTTCCAAAAACCGTGATCTTCAAGAATTTATTGCCATTGCATCTTACCAGCCAAGAACAGATGTCTCGAACCAG AAAAACATAGCTTTGGATCAGTATGAATTATCGAGCTTTCTCGGAAACCCAGCGAACGATGATCTCGAGGCGGCCAAAGCAATTTACGAAAGAGGAGCGTTTGTCACTCCGATCGCGCGCCTTACTTTGACGAACGAAAGTGGTCTTCCCACTATGATTACTTCAGACGAGACACTCGTAACAGGAAAGACTGCAAACGGCACAGAAGTAACTGGAATCGCGTACGAATCGTTCAACCCAGGAGAAATGGAAATTTCGGTCCAGTACGCCAGCGATGCGCCAGATAGCTGCGAAGTCGGTGGGCTCCTAGAACCGTACATGCACGGATGCTTTGCAGCTGATGGTGAGCTGGACATAGAAGGAGAGCGTGTTGCTTACAGATACGACCCCTCGACCGATAATTACAACGGGAGGACTTTGCAACAATTCAGCACTGGTGCATCTTTTACATTCCGCGATCCTAATGCGGGTACCGAGTACTTTGATGAATTCGAAAAGTTCTTCGACTACTATGGGAAAGCCTCCTACGCCGATATTTTGATTCAAGCCGCTTTCAATAAGACAAATACCGGCTTTcgaaatggaaacttggATTTTTCGACTTATCTTGACGGTGACGGACAAAATG CGGCCATCGCCACGGCGACGGCTTACATGATTTTAGGAATGGAAATAATTGGCAAGTTGGAGCATGCTGTGGTGCAATGTGACCTTCCCTGTGAGACTGACGACTGCAAGCTTGACCCCGTGCATAGTCTCGACGAAGCCGTCGCATTTTGGACCGGAgtgttggaagactttgatcAGGGTTCGGGGCGCAGCAACCTGTTGTACGGATTGGCTGACGAAACCTGTCGCCAGTTTCGCACTTGTGGAGTGACCGGAGATTCAACGGAAGGCACGTCGCGCGTGAACATTGATCTGTTTCAGCTTTTCCGAACCATGCAGGAGCAGCTTCTCGGTAACCAGTGCATCGAAGCTCGGGCTAGCAAAGATCGCATGATTCCCCTGATGTTTCTCCCGTTGATCCAAGCAACTCTCAGCAACGTCTTCTTGGCCAAGAGCATGTCTTTTGACGAAGTCGTCGACGGCGAGGGTGCGGTACTAGCGGCGGCGTTGCTTCCACGCCTGGCCTCTTGCAATTTCGAGGATGCGCAGCGGTTGTATTTACAAATGCGAGTCGGTCAGCACGGAGTGGCAGGTTACTCGGAAGTTCGTCAGGCTTTGGAGCGCAACTACGAGTGTTTGGGAGTCACCTGCGCCGACGTTGGGGGTTTGTACGATCGAGACAGGGGCGAATATGAAGCCGAAGGGGCTCCTTGTGGCGGGGTCGCGCAGGGAGGCGGCGGAACGAATCCGGGTCTAgccgttggcttgttcctTGGTGGAATGGTGGCCGTGCTGTTGGGCTTTGTGCTAatccgccaccgccgccgtaACAAGTCGCTAGGGGCCGCTGAGTTTGCAGTGGAGGGGGATCACGTGATTGCGTAA